The following proteins are encoded in a genomic region of Brachypodium distachyon strain Bd21 chromosome 1, Brachypodium_distachyon_v3.0, whole genome shotgun sequence:
- the LOC112270196 gene encoding uncharacterized protein LOC112270196 has protein sequence MSSNKSNLLCALVLLAACLRLLAGDLLIAAQIGNGFLCQDPIGRPPSSLMLSHDELNGTNAAAPAFTQEVLHEEVLLSGDDACTGGEEGVLFGDEYAREEVEEGEILPVTGQEVDLSDQDWEEHGSVGDVQCPECGKYFKNDKSMFGHLRSHPNRGYKGATPPTKPSATPPTKPKKLLPNDDGIASPVDKVRYSQRDPNLNSYEVLAAYVMLTLKSSDDQAAPVAPDNKRKYESGELDVPEEELVMSKGGADVMLSNHYGSSAADKPGDDAVRRNNHDSAVAVLAGSDMVLRDEHASSVAGMNAVLHNEHGSSSVAEVPRKAWRKKSKEGREGHRKEKGVRSPKEKRPYICKHCPAEFPSHQALGGHMAAHNKEKRIQAQIEQAADEAHLGKVEQSLNRQEANCGSDESRRASLPLSTRELLMERYNTLFQEGWQSRQGYVRQHIDSKDGDSPMIAPLVIARDRHRLLDIDLNVEAPEKE, from the coding sequence ATGAGTAGTAACAAGAGCAACCTGCTCTGCGCCTTGGTGTTGCTAGCTGCGTGTCTCCGCTTGCTCGCCGGAGACCTGCTGATCGCTGCTCAAATTGGAAACGGCTTTTTGTGCCAAGATCCAATCGGGAGACCACCGAGCAGCCTCATGTTGAGCCATGACGAGCTCAACGGCACCaacgctgctgctcctgcctTCACCCAAGAGGTCCTCCATGAAGAGGTGTTGTTGTCAGGTGATGATGCGTGCACCGGAGGCGAAGAAGGAGTGCTATTCGGTGATGAATATGCACGAGAAGAGGTAGAAGAGGGAGAGATCTTGCCAGTCACCGGTCAGGAGGTTGATCTCAGCGATCAAGATTGGGAAGAACATGGAAGTGTTGGCGATGTCCAGTGTCCAGAGTGCGGGAAGTACTTCAAGAACGACAAGTCCATGTTCGGCCATCTCCGAAGCCATCCAAACAGAGGCTACAAAGGTGCGACACCGCCCACCAAGCCGAGTGCGACACCGCCCACCAAGCCGAAGAAGCTACTGCCGAACGACGATGGAATTGCATCGCCGGTTGACAAGGTCAGGTATAGCCAGCGCGATCCCAATCTAAACTCGTACGAGGTACTGGCGGCCTATGTGATGCTCACGCTCAAGTCCTCCGACGATCAGGCAGCTCCGGTAGCACCAGATAATAAGAGGAAGTACGAATCAGGTGAACTAGATGTACCTGAAGAGGAATTAGTGATGAGCAAGGGTGGAGCAGATGTGATGCTCAGCAACCATTATGGCAGTTCAGCTGCTGACAAGCCGGGAGATGACGCGGTGCGCCGCAATAACCATGACAGTGCTGTTGCCGTGTTGGCAGGATCTGATATGGTGCTCCGCGACGAGCATGCCAGTTCCGTTGCAGGGATGAACGCAGTGCTTCACAATGAACATGGAAGCTCCTCCGTCGCAGAGGTCCCAAGGAAGGCGTGGAGGAAGAAATCCAAAGAAGGAAGAGAGGGGCATAGGAAGGAAAAGGGTGTGCGAAGTCCCAAGGAGAAGCGTCCTTACATCTGCAAGCATTGCCCAGCAGAGTTCCCAAGCCATCAGGCTTTGGGAGGGCATATGGCTGCACACAACAAGGAAAAGAGGATCCAGGCCCAGATTGAGCAAGCAGCAGATGAGGCACATCTGGGCAAGGTAGAGCAGAGCCTCAACAGGCAGGAAGCCAATTGCGGCAGCGACGAAAGCAGGCGAGCTAGTCTGCCACTGTCCACCAGAGAACTGCTCATGGAACGCTACAACACGTTATTCCAAGAAGGCTGGcaatccaggcaaggctacgTGAGACAACACATTGACAGCAAGGATGGCGATTCTCCAATGATAGCGCCGCTGGTCATTGCTAGGGATAGGCACAGGCTATTAGACATTGACCTCAATGTCGAGGCTCCTGAGAAGGAATAG
- the LOC100844634 gene encoding BURP domain-containing protein 11 isoform X3, giving the protein MKLLQMAVPVGTELRREALLLRLQLGRLLQMVACTITRTVVPSPSGCINRRFHMQMHNMDVLVPLISLLLVVGAGGSRAKKSENAVGYWQSVLPDTPIPQAILDQLIPLADEGKDEHLLKQDEEDPNKVTMSYGAEHDEDDPNKATMSYGAENDEDDPNKATMSYGAEQEEDPTMSYGAEQEEDPTMSYGAEQEEDPTMSYEAEHDEVDPNKATMSYGTEHKEDRKKVFMRYGTHIEGKNKRSIFGNLLHKLDGSTSSKVTGGESHHHHHQVDAHTHRNRRQQQADVFFFHNMLRPGSMITPTIPPTTSLPMFLPRHVASSIPFSTSRLADIIAMFAPASLAMRREIRWTLDTCEHPRTLPGQAARCATSLESLADVPASLLGTQDIRAFSAANLPVEAPGTSALRSRYNVTALRKVSGESEEIVTCHDLTYPYAVYYCHTANPTAAYMVTLQLEPSEEGGAASQPAEMEALAVCHLDTSQWSPKNPFFELHSVKPGDVAVCHFLTKLSIIWVRAADQGSGTRASM; this is encoded by the exons ATGAAGCTCCTGCAAATGGCGGTGCCCGTTGGGACGGAGCTTCGTCGCGAGGCTCTACTTCTCCGCCTACAACTGGGTCGTCTTCTTCAGATG GTGGCCTGTACGATTACACGTACCGTCGTACCATCTCCATCTGGGTGTATAAATAGGCGGTTTCACATGCAAATGCATAACATGGATGTCCTTGTGCCACTCATCTCACTCCTTCTG GTTGTTGGAGCCGGAGGAAGCAGAGCTAAGAAATCCGAGAATGCAGTGGGGTATTGGCAAAGCGTGCTTCCCGATACTCCCATACCCCAAGCCATACTCGACCAGCTAATACCTCTTGCAG ATGAAGGCAAAGATGAACATTTATTGAAGCAAGATGAAGAGGATCCAAATAAAGTTACAATGTCATATGGGGCAGaacatgatgaagatgatccAAATAAAGCAACAATGTCATATGGGGCAGAAAATGATGAAGATGATCCAAATAAAGCTACAATGTCATATGGGgcagagcaagaagaagatccaACAATGTCATATGGGgcagagcaagaagaagatccaACAATGTCATATGGGgcagagcaagaagaagatccaACAATGTCATATGAGGCAGAACATGATGAAGTGGATCCAAATAAAGCTACCATGTCATATGGGACCGAACATAAAGAGGATCGGAAGAAAGTTTTCATGAGATATGGAACACATATAGAGGGTAAAAATAAGCGCTCCATCTTTGGCAACCTACTCCACAAACTAGATGGAAGTACATCAAGCAAAG TAACAGGAGGGGAAagccaccatcaccaccatcaGGTCGACGCCCACACGCACAGGAACAGaaggcagcagcaggcagACGTGTTTTTCTTCCACAACATGCTGCGGCCGGGTTCCATGATCACGCCGACCATCCCACCGACAACCTCTCTGCCGATGTTCCTTCCCCGCCACGTTGCGAGCTCCATCCCGTTCTCCACTTCACGCCTCGCCGACATCATTGCGATGTTCGCCCCGGCGTCACTCGCGATGAGAAGGGAGATCCGGTGGACACTGGACACATGCGAACACCCACGAACGCTCCCGGGCCAGGCCGCACGCTGCGCCACCTCCCTTGAGTCCCTCGCGGACGTCCCGGCGTCGCTTCTCGGGACCCAGGACATCCGCGCGTTCTCAGCTGCCAATCTGCCAGTCGAAGCCCCAGGCACGTCAGCGCTGCGCAGCAGGTACAACGTCACCGCCTTGCGGAAAGTCTCCGGCGAGTCAGAGGAGATCGTGACATGCCATGACCTGACGTACCCGTACGCCGTGTACTACTGCCACACAGCCAACCCGACGGCGGCCTACATGGTGACGCTGCAGCTGGAGCCCAGCGAGGAGGGTGGAGCCGCCTCGCAGCCGGCAGAGATGGAAGCTCTCGCCGTGTGCCACCTCGACACGTCGCAGTGGAGCCCGAAGAACCCGTTCTTCGAGCTGCACAGCGTCAAGCCAGGGGATGTGGCTGTGTGCCACTTCCTCACCAAGCTCAGCATCATTTGGGTCCGGGCCGCCGACCAGGGATCAGGCACACGTGCATCCATGTAG
- the LOC100845572 gene encoding uncharacterized WD repeat-containing protein C2A9.03 has protein sequence MSHHHDNNIEMEDDFDMDDPVDDLAGDEYHELEDRDSDSDEDDEYAHAIYKASDTSAAEARRGKDIQGIPWDELKITRENYRQTRLEQYKNYENIHNSAEAAMKACKSTEKDGTYYEFRRNTRSVKSTILHFQLRNLVWATSKHDAYLMSHYSVLHWSALTGVDTEIMNVRGHVAPSEKHPGSLLEGFSQTQITTMTVKDNLLVAGGFQGELICKHLDRKGISFCCKTTYDDNAITNAVEIFNTSSGAVHFIVSTNDSGVRQYDMERYQLYKHFRFEWPVNHASLSPDGKHVIIVGDDPDALLFDINSGKVIHSMKGHLDFSFASAWSPDGQTFATGNQDRTCRVWDVRNLSQSLHVLRANVGAIRSIRFTSDGCFLSMAEPADFVHIFDVKSDYNKRQELDFFGEISGMSFSPDTDTLLVGVWDRTYGSLLQFGRLYNSSYLDSLL, from the exons ATGTCTCATCATCACGACAACAATATTGAGATGGAGGATGATTTCGACATGGACGACCCAGTAGATGACCTTGCTGGAGATGAATACCACGAGCTGGAGGATAGGGATTCTGACTCTGACGAGGATGATGAGTATGCCCATGCT ATTTATAAGGCATCCGACACatcagcagcagaagcaaGACGTGGAAAAGATATTCAAGGAATACCATGGGATGAGCTGAAAATCACCAGAGAAAATTACAGGCAGACCAGATTAGAACAGTACAAAAACTATGAGAACATACATAATTCTGCAGAAGCAGCAATGAAG GCATGCAAATCTACTGAGAAAGATGGAACATATTATGAGTTCAGAAGAAATActagatcagtaaaatctactaTCCTACACTTTCAG CTGAGAAATTTAGTATGGGCTACATCAAAACATGATGCCTACCTAATGTCACATTACTCGGTGCTGCACTGGTCAGCCTTGACTGGCGTGGACACAGAAATTATGAATGTCCGAGGGCATGTTGCACCGAGTGAG aAGCACCCAGGAAGTTTATTAGAGGGGTTTTCTCAGACTCAGATTACTACGATGACAGTCAAGGATAATTTGCTAGTAGCTGGCGGTTTCCAAGGAGAGCTAATATGCAAA CACCTTGATCGGAAAGGAATAAGCTTTTGCTGCAAGACAACATATGATGATAATGCAATTACCAATGCAGTGGAGATATTCAATACTTCAAG TGGTGCCGTTCACTTCATCGTTTCTACCAATGACTCTGGTGTGAGACAATACGACATGGAAAGATACCAGTTATATAAGCACTTCCGCTTTGAATGGCCAGTGAAT CATGCGTCTTTGAGTCCTGATGGAAAGCATGTAATCATTGTCGGGGACGATCCAGATGCTTTGCTTTTTGACATTAATTCAGGAAAG GTTATTCATTCCATGAAAGGTCACTTGGATTTCTCATTCGCATCGGCTTGGAGCCCTGATGGCCAGACATTTGCCACTGGCAATCAAGACAGGACATGCCGGGTTTGGGATGTGAGAAATCTCTCGCAGTCCCTCCATGTCTTGAGAGCTAACGTTGGTGCTATAAGATCTATTCGCTTCACATCAGATGGTTGCTTCCTGTCAATGGCAGAGCCAGCAGACTTTGTTCACATCTTTGATGTCAAAAGTGATTATAATAAGAGGCAAGAGTTGGATTTCTTTGGTGAGATATCTGGTATGTCTTTCAGCCCTGACACGGACACACTATTGGTTGGTGTCTGGGATAGGACCTATGGCAGCCTACTTCAGTTTGGGCGCCTCTATAACTCCTCGTACCTTGATTCGCTATTATGA
- the LOC100844634 gene encoding uncharacterized protein LOC100844634 isoform X1 encodes MKLLQMAVPVGTELRREALLLRLQLGRLLQMVACTITRTVVPSPSGCINRRFHMQMHNMDVLVPLISLLLVVGAGGSRAKKSENAVGYWQSVLPDTPIPQAILDQLIPLAVRGSRDSTAIGSGNLKFFNEVRKIGHDYEGVKSEAGHVHVASPVEEGLKEVSVSYGSQGKVDLKKGIIVPKQKFPNNLKKLSMTHRSQYRGELEKIVAALRQKVEENLKEVSVSYGSKDAEDLKEVSVSYGLKGEKSLKKVSLNPKKIIAAHKPHIGENLKEVSVSHGSKDAKVLKEISVSYGLEGENDLKEVSVSYGVEGEKNLKEVSVSYGVEGKKDLKEVSVSYGVEGEKDLKEVSVSNGVKGEGILKEISVSYGVEGGPYLYRAEQEKSLTKISVPYGIEQEGKLKEVSVSYVLDEGKDEHLLKQDEEDPNKVTMSYGAEHDEDDPNKATMSYGAENDEDDPNKATMSYGAEQEEDPTMSYGAEQEEDPTMSYGAEQEEDPTMSYEAEHDEVDPNKATMSYGTEHKEDRKKVFMRYGTHIEGKNKRSIFGNLLHKLDGSTSSKVTGGESHHHHHQVDAHTHRNRRQQQADVFFFHNMLRPGSMITPTIPPTTSLPMFLPRHVASSIPFSTSRLADIIAMFAPASLAMRREIRWTLDTCEHPRTLPGQAARCATSLESLADVPASLLGTQDIRAFSAANLPVEAPGTSALRSRYNVTALRKVSGESEEIVTCHDLTYPYAVYYCHTANPTAAYMVTLQLEPSEEGGAASQPAEMEALAVCHLDTSQWSPKNPFFELHSVKPGDVAVCHFLTKLSIIWVRAADQGSGTRASM; translated from the exons ATGAAGCTCCTGCAAATGGCGGTGCCCGTTGGGACGGAGCTTCGTCGCGAGGCTCTACTTCTCCGCCTACAACTGGGTCGTCTTCTTCAGATG GTGGCCTGTACGATTACACGTACCGTCGTACCATCTCCATCTGGGTGTATAAATAGGCGGTTTCACATGCAAATGCATAACATGGATGTCCTTGTGCCACTCATCTCACTCCTTCTG GTTGTTGGAGCCGGAGGAAGCAGAGCTAAGAAATCCGAGAATGCAGTGGGGTATTGGCAAAGCGTGCTTCCCGATACTCCCATACCCCAAGCCATACTCGACCAGCTAATACCTCTTGCAG TGCGTGGCTCCCGAGACAGCACGGCTATTGGTTCTGGTAACCttaagtttttcaatgaagtGCGGAAAATTGGACATGATTATGAGGGGGTCAAGTCAGAAGCTGGCCATGTTCATGTTGCATCTCCAGTTGAAGAGGGCTTAAAGGAGGTATCTGTGTCATATGGATCCCAAGGTAAAGTAGATCTAAAGAAGGGGATAATAGTGCCTAAGCAGAAATTCCCTAATAATTTGAAAAAACTATCAATGACACATCGGTCACAATATAGAGGGGAATTAGAAAAAATCGTTGCAGCACTTAGACAAAAAGTGGAGGAAAATTTAAAGGAAGTGTCGGTATCATATGGATCAAAAGATGCCGAGGATCTGAAGGAAGTCTCAGTGTCATATGGGTTAAAAGGTGAAAAGAGTTTAAAGAAAGTTTCATTAAACCCAAAGAAGATCATTGCAGCACATAAACCACACATAGGAGAAAATCTAAAGGAAGTGTCTGTGTCACATGGATCAAAAGATGCAAAGGTTCTAAAGGAAATCTCGGTGTCATATGGGTTAGAAGGTGAAAATGATTTGAAAGAAGTTTCAGTGTCTTATGGTGTAGAAGGTGAAAAGAATTTAAAAGAAGTCTCAGTGTCTTACGGAGTTGAAGGTAAAAAGGATTTAAAAGAAGTCTCTGTGTCTTATGGGGTAGAAGGTGAAAAGGATTTAAAAGAAGTCTCAGTGTCAAATGGGGTCAAAGGCGAGGGTATTCTAAAGGAAATCTCTGTGTCATACGGAGTAGAAGGTGGGCCGTATTTATATAGGGCAGAACAAGAAAAGAGTCTAACTAAAATATCTGTGCCATATGGAATAGAACAAGAAGGAAAGCTAAAGGAAGTCTCTGTGTCATATGTGTTAGATGAAGGCAAAGATGAACATTTATTGAAGCAAGATGAAGAGGATCCAAATAAAGTTACAATGTCATATGGGGCAGaacatgatgaagatgatccAAATAAAGCAACAATGTCATATGGGGCAGAAAATGATGAAGATGATCCAAATAAAGCTACAATGTCATATGGGgcagagcaagaagaagatccaACAATGTCATATGGGgcagagcaagaagaagatccaACAATGTCATATGGGgcagagcaagaagaagatccaACAATGTCATATGAGGCAGAACATGATGAAGTGGATCCAAATAAAGCTACCATGTCATATGGGACCGAACATAAAGAGGATCGGAAGAAAGTTTTCATGAGATATGGAACACATATAGAGGGTAAAAATAAGCGCTCCATCTTTGGCAACCTACTCCACAAACTAGATGGAAGTACATCAAGCAAAG TAACAGGAGGGGAAagccaccatcaccaccatcaGGTCGACGCCCACACGCACAGGAACAGaaggcagcagcaggcagACGTGTTTTTCTTCCACAACATGCTGCGGCCGGGTTCCATGATCACGCCGACCATCCCACCGACAACCTCTCTGCCGATGTTCCTTCCCCGCCACGTTGCGAGCTCCATCCCGTTCTCCACTTCACGCCTCGCCGACATCATTGCGATGTTCGCCCCGGCGTCACTCGCGATGAGAAGGGAGATCCGGTGGACACTGGACACATGCGAACACCCACGAACGCTCCCGGGCCAGGCCGCACGCTGCGCCACCTCCCTTGAGTCCCTCGCGGACGTCCCGGCGTCGCTTCTCGGGACCCAGGACATCCGCGCGTTCTCAGCTGCCAATCTGCCAGTCGAAGCCCCAGGCACGTCAGCGCTGCGCAGCAGGTACAACGTCACCGCCTTGCGGAAAGTCTCCGGCGAGTCAGAGGAGATCGTGACATGCCATGACCTGACGTACCCGTACGCCGTGTACTACTGCCACACAGCCAACCCGACGGCGGCCTACATGGTGACGCTGCAGCTGGAGCCCAGCGAGGAGGGTGGAGCCGCCTCGCAGCCGGCAGAGATGGAAGCTCTCGCCGTGTGCCACCTCGACACGTCGCAGTGGAGCCCGAAGAACCCGTTCTTCGAGCTGCACAGCGTCAAGCCAGGGGATGTGGCTGTGTGCCACTTCCTCACCAAGCTCAGCATCATTTGGGTCCGGGCCGCCGACCAGGGATCAGGCACACGTGCATCCATGTAG
- the LOC100844634 gene encoding BURP domain-containing protein 11 isoform X2, protein MKLLQMAVPVGTELRREALLLRLQLGRLLQMVACTITRTVVPSPSGCINRRFHMQMHNMDVLVPLISLLLVVGAGGSRAKKSENAVGYWQSVLPDTPIPQAILDQLIPLAVRGSRDSTAIGSGNLKFFNEVRKIGHDYEGVKSEAGHVHVASPVEEGLKEVSVSYGSQDEGKDEHLLKQDEEDPNKVTMSYGAEHDEDDPNKATMSYGAENDEDDPNKATMSYGAEQEEDPTMSYGAEQEEDPTMSYGAEQEEDPTMSYEAEHDEVDPNKATMSYGTEHKEDRKKVFMRYGTHIEGKNKRSIFGNLLHKLDGSTSSKVTGGESHHHHHQVDAHTHRNRRQQQADVFFFHNMLRPGSMITPTIPPTTSLPMFLPRHVASSIPFSTSRLADIIAMFAPASLAMRREIRWTLDTCEHPRTLPGQAARCATSLESLADVPASLLGTQDIRAFSAANLPVEAPGTSALRSRYNVTALRKVSGESEEIVTCHDLTYPYAVYYCHTANPTAAYMVTLQLEPSEEGGAASQPAEMEALAVCHLDTSQWSPKNPFFELHSVKPGDVAVCHFLTKLSIIWVRAADQGSGTRASM, encoded by the exons ATGAAGCTCCTGCAAATGGCGGTGCCCGTTGGGACGGAGCTTCGTCGCGAGGCTCTACTTCTCCGCCTACAACTGGGTCGTCTTCTTCAGATG GTGGCCTGTACGATTACACGTACCGTCGTACCATCTCCATCTGGGTGTATAAATAGGCGGTTTCACATGCAAATGCATAACATGGATGTCCTTGTGCCACTCATCTCACTCCTTCTG GTTGTTGGAGCCGGAGGAAGCAGAGCTAAGAAATCCGAGAATGCAGTGGGGTATTGGCAAAGCGTGCTTCCCGATACTCCCATACCCCAAGCCATACTCGACCAGCTAATACCTCTTGCAG TGCGTGGCTCCCGAGACAGCACGGCTATTGGTTCTGGTAACCttaagtttttcaatgaagtGCGGAAAATTGGACATGATTATGAGGGGGTCAAGTCAGAAGCTGGCCATGTTCATGTTGCATCTCCAGTTGAAGAGGGCTTAAAGGAGGTATCTGTGTCATATGGATCCCAAG ATGAAGGCAAAGATGAACATTTATTGAAGCAAGATGAAGAGGATCCAAATAAAGTTACAATGTCATATGGGGCAGaacatgatgaagatgatccAAATAAAGCAACAATGTCATATGGGGCAGAAAATGATGAAGATGATCCAAATAAAGCTACAATGTCATATGGGgcagagcaagaagaagatccaACAATGTCATATGGGgcagagcaagaagaagatccaACAATGTCATATGGGgcagagcaagaagaagatccaACAATGTCATATGAGGCAGAACATGATGAAGTGGATCCAAATAAAGCTACCATGTCATATGGGACCGAACATAAAGAGGATCGGAAGAAAGTTTTCATGAGATATGGAACACATATAGAGGGTAAAAATAAGCGCTCCATCTTTGGCAACCTACTCCACAAACTAGATGGAAGTACATCAAGCAAAG TAACAGGAGGGGAAagccaccatcaccaccatcaGGTCGACGCCCACACGCACAGGAACAGaaggcagcagcaggcagACGTGTTTTTCTTCCACAACATGCTGCGGCCGGGTTCCATGATCACGCCGACCATCCCACCGACAACCTCTCTGCCGATGTTCCTTCCCCGCCACGTTGCGAGCTCCATCCCGTTCTCCACTTCACGCCTCGCCGACATCATTGCGATGTTCGCCCCGGCGTCACTCGCGATGAGAAGGGAGATCCGGTGGACACTGGACACATGCGAACACCCACGAACGCTCCCGGGCCAGGCCGCACGCTGCGCCACCTCCCTTGAGTCCCTCGCGGACGTCCCGGCGTCGCTTCTCGGGACCCAGGACATCCGCGCGTTCTCAGCTGCCAATCTGCCAGTCGAAGCCCCAGGCACGTCAGCGCTGCGCAGCAGGTACAACGTCACCGCCTTGCGGAAAGTCTCCGGCGAGTCAGAGGAGATCGTGACATGCCATGACCTGACGTACCCGTACGCCGTGTACTACTGCCACACAGCCAACCCGACGGCGGCCTACATGGTGACGCTGCAGCTGGAGCCCAGCGAGGAGGGTGGAGCCGCCTCGCAGCCGGCAGAGATGGAAGCTCTCGCCGTGTGCCACCTCGACACGTCGCAGTGGAGCCCGAAGAACCCGTTCTTCGAGCTGCACAGCGTCAAGCCAGGGGATGTGGCTGTGTGCCACTTCCTCACCAAGCTCAGCATCATTTGGGTCCGGGCCGCCGACCAGGGATCAGGCACACGTGCATCCATGTAG
- the LOC112269884 gene encoding uncharacterized protein LOC112269884, with product MALTLQDVSMLLGLPLVGDPIGPLQAPADWQEGMAIRFQGILAGAGPLTSEAHRPKLDCLLNYQIQKFGYSETQMTEPQITRSLEAYIMWLLGKVMFTENHVTTISARYIPIAVEIANATCGDDIT from the exons atggctcttactctccaggatgtgtcgatgctgctgggactaccattggtgggtgatcccataggaccgttgcaggcaccagctgattggcaggagggtatggcaatacgctttcaag gtattcttgcCGGAGCCGGGCCACTCACCTCGGAGGCTCACAGACCTAAGCTAGATTGCTTGCTTAATTACcag attcagaagtttggaTATTCAGAGACCCAAATGACTGAGcctcagatcactcggagccttgaggcatatataatgtggcttctcgggaaggtgatgttcaccgagaaccacgtcaccaccattagcgcacgctacatccctattgcagtggagatcgcgaatgcaacttgtggtgacgacatcacatag